The following proteins come from a genomic window of Mariniflexile sp. TRM1-10:
- the yihA gene encoding ribosome biogenesis GTP-binding protein YihA/YsxC: MHIKSAEFVMSNSDVAKCPKGLLPEYAFIGRSNVGKSSLINMLTSRKSLAKTSGRPGKTQLINHFLINKNWHLVDLPGYGYARVSKNAKKTFQKFITQYFSLREQLVTAFVLVDIRHEPQPIDLEFMQWLGEHGIPFSIIFTKADKLKPNAILRHVEDYKNVLLETWEDMPNYFITSSSNEAGKDAVLNYINGLNENMELGTH, translated from the coding sequence ATGCATATAAAATCGGCCGAGTTTGTAATGAGTAATTCCGATGTGGCAAAATGCCCTAAAGGATTACTGCCCGAGTATGCGTTTATTGGCAGAAGTAACGTAGGCAAATCGTCACTCATCAACATGCTAACGAGTCGAAAAAGTTTAGCTAAAACCTCAGGAAGACCAGGTAAAACACAACTTATCAATCATTTTTTAATTAATAAAAATTGGCACTTGGTAGATTTACCGGGATATGGTTATGCACGTGTTTCTAAAAATGCAAAAAAAACGTTTCAAAAATTTATCACCCAATATTTTAGCCTACGCGAACAACTAGTAACCGCTTTTGTTTTAGTAGATATAAGGCACGAGCCCCAACCTATTGATTTAGAATTTATGCAATGGCTGGGCGAGCATGGCATTCCGTTTTCTATCATTTTTACTAAAGCCGACAAACTAAAACCCAATGCGATTTTAAGACATGTTGAAGATTACAAAAACGTGCTTTTAGAAACATGGGAAGACATGCCTAATTATTTTATAACCTCATCGAGCAATGAAGCGGGAAAAGATGCTGTTTTAAACTATATTAATGGGTTGAATGAGAATATGGAATTGGGGACACATTGA
- a CDS encoding DUF2911 domain-containing protein encodes MKKSTFITSIACIFIMLLSSTMEAQKFSSIDKSPMDATAYPSSHKEPNKLVKVVYSRPQLKERDLSTLAPNGKVWRTGANEAANITLYKDMKVGGKAVKAGEYSLFTIPGDTEWTIILNKDINVWGAYSYNEANDVIRVSAPVSSGDSLEAFSIAFADDGTMYLGWDTVRVAVPFTK; translated from the coding sequence ATGAAAAAATCGACATTTATTACAAGTATTGCTTGCATCTTTATCATGCTTTTATCTTCTACTATGGAGGCTCAAAAATTCAGTTCTATAGACAAAAGTCCTATGGATGCCACGGCATATCCTAGCAGCCACAAAGAACCTAACAAACTAGTAAAAGTAGTTTATAGCAGACCGCAACTTAAAGAAAGGGATTTAAGCACTTTAGCTCCTAACGGCAAAGTATGGCGTACCGGCGCGAACGAAGCTGCCAATATCACCTTATATAAAGACATGAAAGTTGGCGGGAAAGCAGTTAAAGCAGGAGAATATTCTCTGTTTACAATTCCTGGGGATACAGAATGGACTATTATTTTAAATAAAGATATTAATGTTTGGGGCGCTTATTCGTATAACGAAGCCAATGATGTTATTAGAGTTTCGGCACCTGTAAGTTCTGGCGATTCATTGGAAGCTTTCTCGATTGCTTTTGCCGATGATGGCACAATGTATTTAGGCTGGGACACGGTTAGGGTTGCTGTACCTTTTACAAAATAG
- a CDS encoding type II toxin-antitoxin system RelE/ParE family toxin gives MANKKIIWSLRAKIELEDILEFFNHRNGNSNYSLKILLEIEDLLKTLSTTEFIGRLTSNKETRVITMEVYLIFYETNEDRIEIVSFWDNRQNPKKRLTK, from the coding sequence ATGGCTAACAAAAAAATAATTTGGTCTTTAAGAGCAAAAATTGAGTTAGAGGATATTCTTGAATTTTTCAATCATAGAAATGGAAATTCTAACTACAGCCTAAAAATTTTATTGGAAATTGAAGATTTACTTAAAACACTTTCTACAACTGAGTTTATAGGCAGGTTAACCTCAAACAAAGAAACCAGAGTAATCACGATGGAAGTTTACCTGATTTTTTATGAAACAAATGAAGACAGAATTGAAATAGTTTCTTTTTGGGATAACCGCCAAAATCCTAAAAAAAGGTTAACAAAATAA
- a CDS encoding 7-carboxy-7-deazaguanine synthase QueE, producing the protein MNKEIKKLVDTGNMLPLMEEFYTIQGEGFHKGTAAYFVRIGGCDVGCHWCDVKESWNANLHPPTDILKIVENAKKYSNTIVVTGGEPLTWDMTPLTTKLKAEGLQIHIETSGAYKLTGIWDWICLSPKKIKLPTKEVYAKAHELKVIVYNKDDFRFAEEQAAKVNKDCILYLQPEWSKRDKVIPEIVDYVMANPKWKVSLQTHKYLNIP; encoded by the coding sequence ATGAACAAAGAGATAAAAAAATTAGTTGATACAGGCAACATGTTGCCATTAATGGAAGAGTTTTACACCATACAAGGTGAAGGTTTCCATAAAGGAACTGCTGCGTATTTTGTTAGAATAGGCGGCTGCGATGTAGGTTGCCATTGGTGTGATGTAAAGGAAAGTTGGAATGCTAATTTGCACCCACCAACCGACATCTTAAAAATTGTTGAAAACGCTAAAAAGTATAGTAATACCATCGTGGTTACAGGTGGCGAGCCATTAACGTGGGATATGACGCCCTTAACTACAAAGTTAAAAGCCGAAGGCTTACAGATACATATTGAAACCTCTGGTGCTTATAAACTAACGGGTATTTGGGACTGGATTTGCTTATCGCCTAAAAAAATAAAACTCCCTACTAAAGAAGTATATGCAAAAGCCCACGAGCTTAAAGTAATTGTATATAATAAAGACGATTTCCGCTTTGCGGAAGAACAAGCTGCCAAAGTAAATAAAGATTGTATTTTGTATTTGCAACCCGAGTGGAGCAAACGCGATAAAGTAATTCCTGAAATTGTAGATTATGTAATGGCAAACCCTAAATGGAAAGTGTCACTACAAACGCATAAGTATTTAAATATTCCCTAA
- a CDS encoding helicase HerA-like domain-containing protein — protein MSTKETFFKYITEGHVCKGDFISVGAAMLNGETLTNALVNIPLKTLNRHGLIAGATGTGKTKSLQVLAENLSDKGIPVLLMDIKGDLSGIAQPSPGHPKIDERHAQIGLPFEAKSFPVEVLTLSEQDGVRLRATVSEFGPVLLSRILDLSDAQSGVVAIIFQYCDDNKLPILDLKDFKKILQYATQEGKAEFDDAYGRISTSSTGAILRKVVELEQQGADLFFGETSFDVDDLLRIDNSGRGYINIIRLTDIQDRPKLFSTFMLSLLAEIYSTFPEQGDSDRPELVIFIDEAHLIFNEASKALLNQIESIVKLIRSKGVGLYFVTQNPTDVPEAVLSQLGLKIQHALRAFTANDRKAIKLTAQNYPDSDYYNTVEVLTSLGTGEALVSALDEKGRPTPLAATMMRAPMSRMDILTDYELRTLNSQSKLVKKYNETIDRESAYELLNKKIEQAETEEAKKKAKLEKEALEKAESRQRATTTSRKSTAMNPIVKVLTSATFIRSVFGILTKVMKK, from the coding sequence ATGAGCACGAAGGAAACTTTTTTTAAATACATAACAGAAGGCCATGTTTGTAAAGGCGATTTTATATCTGTTGGTGCAGCCATGCTAAACGGCGAAACCTTAACCAATGCCTTGGTAAATATTCCATTAAAAACCTTAAACCGCCATGGCTTAATAGCTGGAGCTACGGGTACAGGAAAAACAAAATCACTGCAAGTATTAGCCGAAAATTTAAGCGATAAAGGTATTCCTGTATTATTAATGGACATTAAAGGTGATTTAAGTGGTATAGCACAACCAAGTCCTGGACACCCGAAAATTGATGAACGCCATGCCCAAATAGGTTTGCCTTTTGAAGCTAAAAGTTTTCCTGTCGAAGTTTTAACACTTTCTGAGCAAGATGGCGTGAGACTTAGGGCTACCGTTAGCGAATTTGGTCCTGTTTTACTATCTAGAATTTTAGATTTATCGGATGCACAATCGGGTGTTGTGGCAATTATTTTTCAATATTGCGACGATAACAAACTGCCTATTCTCGATTTAAAAGATTTTAAAAAAATATTACAATACGCCACCCAGGAAGGTAAAGCAGAATTTGATGATGCTTACGGACGTATTTCTACATCATCAACAGGTGCTATTTTGCGTAAAGTGGTCGAGCTAGAACAACAAGGTGCCGATTTATTTTTTGGCGAAACCTCCTTTGATGTAGATGATTTGCTACGTATTGATAATAGCGGTAGAGGCTATATAAATATCATCCGATTAACCGATATTCAAGATAGACCGAAGTTATTCTCAACCTTTATGTTGAGTCTGCTTGCTGAAATTTATTCCACATTCCCGGAACAAGGCGATAGCGACAGACCAGAATTAGTGATTTTTATAGATGAAGCGCACTTAATTTTTAACGAAGCATCCAAAGCACTACTCAATCAAATTGAAAGCATCGTTAAATTAATCAGAAGTAAAGGAGTTGGCCTCTATTTTGTAACCCAAAACCCAACCGATGTACCTGAAGCGGTTTTAAGTCAGTTAGGTTTAAAAATTCAACACGCCCTTAGAGCTTTTACAGCTAATGATAGAAAAGCTATAAAATTAACCGCACAAAATTATCCAGACTCTGATTATTATAACACTGTTGAAGTATTAACATCACTTGGCACAGGTGAAGCGTTGGTTTCCGCTCTTGACGAAAAAGGACGCCCTACGCCCCTAGCTGCCACTATGATGCGTGCGCCAATGAGCAGAATGGATATTTTAACCGATTATGAATTAAGGACATTGAATTCACAATCGAAGCTCGTTAAAAAATATAACGAAACCATAGATAGGGAAAGTGCTTACGAACTACTTAACAAAAAAATAGAGCAAGCTGAAACCGAAGAAGCCAAGAAAAAAGCTAAATTAGAAAAAGAAGCTCTCGAAAAAGCCGAATCAAGACAACGTGCTACAACAACTTCTCGAAAAAGCACAGCAATGAATCCCATAGTAAAAGTACTCACTAGTGCAACTTTTATCCGTAGCGTATTTGGTATTTTAACTAAAGTAATGAAAAAATAG
- a CDS encoding YitT family protein, with the protein MNPFLSKLLVDIARKRLQSKQKNKTVSKKEIVPLVRKFQVEISHAIKEYIFIVVGVFSAGFGLKGFLLPNRFIDGGATGISLLLQNITSLDLSYFLILVNLPFLILASRTIGLKFAIRSIAAIALLAFVVHFVEYPTITDDKLLISVFGGFFLGLGIGMSMRGGSVIDGTEVLAIFLSKKLSLTIGDVLLLINILIFSAGAYILSMETALYAILTYLAAAKTVDFVVDGVEEYVGVTIISTKHEELRHMLTKELQRACTIYAGKGGFGKSGDSYDKDIIYTVVTRLELAKLQTEIDKIDRNAFIIMGIVKDLKGGMIKKKPLK; encoded by the coding sequence ATGAATCCATTCTTATCAAAACTGTTAGTTGATATTGCTCGAAAGCGACTTCAATCTAAACAGAAAAATAAAACTGTAAGCAAAAAGGAGATAGTTCCTTTAGTAAGGAAATTTCAGGTTGAAATATCACATGCCATTAAAGAATATATTTTTATTGTAGTGGGTGTGTTTTCGGCTGGCTTTGGCTTAAAAGGGTTCTTGCTACCAAATCGATTTATTGATGGTGGTGCTACAGGTATTTCGCTATTACTTCAAAACATAACCTCTTTGGATTTAAGTTATTTTTTAATCCTTGTTAACCTACCTTTTCTAATTTTAGCATCACGAACCATTGGGTTAAAATTTGCTATTAGAAGTATTGCAGCCATTGCCTTATTAGCTTTTGTAGTTCATTTTGTAGAATATCCAACTATTACAGACGATAAATTACTGATCTCGGTTTTTGGCGGTTTCTTTTTAGGTTTAGGAATCGGTATGTCTATGCGAGGTGGCAGCGTCATTGATGGCACCGAAGTATTAGCCATTTTCCTAAGTAAAAAATTATCATTAACTATCGGAGATGTTCTTTTATTAATCAACATTTTAATATTTTCCGCTGGTGCTTATATTCTATCTATGGAAACAGCACTCTATGCCATTTTAACGTATTTAGCAGCTGCAAAAACAGTTGATTTTGTGGTAGATGGTGTTGAAGAATACGTTGGTGTTACCATTATATCTACCAAACACGAAGAATTAAGACACATGCTTACCAAAGAATTGCAAAGAGCTTGTACCATTTACGCTGGCAAAGGTGGTTTTGGTAAAAGCGGTGATAGTTACGATAAAGACATTATTTACACTGTTGTTACTAGATTAGAACTTGCTAAATTGCAAACCGAAATTGATAAAATTGACAGAAATGCTTTTATAATTATGGGTATTGTAAAAGATTTAAAGGGTGGGATGATTAAGAAGAAACCGCTTAAATAA